A genomic window from Silene latifolia isolate original U9 population chromosome Y, ASM4854445v1, whole genome shotgun sequence includes:
- the LOC141631289 gene encoding uncharacterized protein LOC141631289, producing MVVTSTGSLKEACMCKGFRSTLSGAALQWFASLPKMFISTFADFINAFNQQFASNRKPEKQTSDLYRIVQRFKESTRDYLNRFNIEKVFIPKCDISTAVEAFSCGLHHDSDLYRELTKYPCTTFEEVQQKAVGVMHLEEHEGSCLDHLLPKGAKSGKVNTAEQVLPSPPPLYSKVVNLITRGSEICGLTYSSAKRHAIETKGHKPESSCRISRRDLPAAAFDETDIQDEGEQHHDALIITLSIGHSLRERPAQEGGTPGLVQWRNETLSGEIVIPTFIRGVNKEVRYLAIDGPSTYNVILGRPWIHEIKAVPSTYHQSLKLPTPWGVQEIRGDQEEARDCYKDALKPTAIPPA from the exons ATGGTAGTAACATCAACTGGTTCACTCAAGgaagcttgcatgtgcaaaggcttcAGGTCAACCCTGTCAGGGGCAGCACTACAATGGTTCGCGAGCCTGCCGAAAATGTTTATATCCACCTTCGCAGATTTTATTAATGCCTTTAACCAACAATTCGCCAGCAATCGCAAGCCAGAAAAACAAACAAGCGACCTATACAGGATAGTCCAGAGGTTTAAGGAATCCACTCGGGACTACCTGAACAGGTTCAACATAGAAAAGGTCTTCATCCCTAAATGCGACATATCCACTGCGGTAGAAGCATTTAGCTGTGGACTTCACCACGATTCAGATCTGTACAGGGAGCTCACCAAGTACCCGTGTACCACCTTCGAGGAAGTACAACAGAAGGCAGTGGGTGTCATGCACCTAGAGGAGCATGAGGGAT CCTGCCTTGATCATTTACTACCAAAAGGGGCCAAGTCTGGGAAGGTAAACACAGCAGAGCAAGTACTTCCCTCACCACCTCCGCTGTACTCCAAGGTTGTGAATCTCATCACACGTGGATCCGAGATATGTGGGTTGACTTACTCATCAGCCAAGCGCCATGCGATAGAGACTAAGGGACATAAACCAGAATCCTCTTGCCGCATCAGCAGGAGGGATTTACCAGCAGCTGCATTCGACGAGACAGACATCCAAGATGAGGGGGAACAGCATCACGACGCATTGATTATCACCCTTTCAATTGGACATTCCCTG cgagaaaGACCTGCTCAAGAAGGCGGTACCCCTGGTTTGGTTCAGTGGAGAAACGAAACACTCTCTGGGGAGATCGTAATTCCTACATTCATCAGAGGAGTTAACAAAGAGGTAAGATACTTGGCCATCGACGGCCCATCCACTTACAATGTTATCCTTGGCAGGCCATGGATCCATGAAATAAAAGCGGTACCATCTACGTACCACCAGAGCTTGAAACTCCCAACACCTTGGGGAGTACAGGAAATACGTGGAGACCAAGAAGAGGCTAGAGACTGCTACAAGGATGCTCTCAAACCCACAGCAATCCCaccagcatag